The DNA region GAAAAAACGCTGAGGCCGGGGTTTTCGATTTTTCCAAATGGGAGGTATATAGAAAGAGCGTTACGTATGCCGAACTATTTGCTGGCCAGTGGCCACACACGATCACATGCGCTGGGCTTGAAATGGTTCCTGGCGGCACCTTAACTCTAGACTAAAGGTGTGAGGGATAAACACAACTAAAAGCATAAAAAACAGTGTCATGGACTTGGATGCAACTGGAACCGGCTTGAAAATTTGCAAAAGAGTCCAGGAAACGGGAGCTTCCAATCTTCCCCTCTGCAATTTAAACGCGGGGCAGATGTCATCAAGGAAAAGAGTGGGGAGCTTGGTTAAAAGATAGAGGGGCTAGTGggcaccctccccacagAATAATTGGCGCCACAAGTAAGTTAACTCTATTATACTGTGAACCATGCCTTAAAACCAAATTAATAGATCTttaaactatcttttaaaaCCTTTTATCTATCTTTAAAGGCGTGATAACTGTGTTTGAAAGCCAAACGATTATCTTTCGAGGTATGGTTTATAAGTTTGACCCCCACGTTTGAGTACCAACTCTTGTTTTTTGTGGTGACTGTGGTGGGTCTGTGGACTATGGCAgatcttatcttatcgctCCACCTGGCATCGCGCTCCCTGTCTCCCTGTCAGTTTGGTTGTTCGTTCCTGATTCGCCGTTGCCAGGGGAACTGCTGCTTCCAGGTAGCGTAAACATTGTTCTGGCCGCGCCTGGCGACACAACTGGGCAGGGCATTGGTCCAAACTTCCATGCGTTTTCTCTGCTTCGATTCTTCCACTTGCCAACTCACAACTGCAGCCATCCTGGCCCATATTCTGAACCAGCTCCACTCTATCTCCCTTGGCACTGCCCTGGACCCTGGGCTTCACCTCGCGCATCACCGAGGACAGGTCGCGGCAACATCCCCGATCTGCTGTAGGCGAACAAAGCAAGGTGACAGATATGGCCACGTCAAGACCGCCGCAGAATCTCTTCCAGGTTTATCTGCGACTTCGCCCACACAACAATAGCGCGTCGACCAGTGGGGAAAGATTTCTTTCTGTCGAGGAGCCCGACGAGAACAGCGACGCGCCGAGACATATCACCCTAAACCCCCCCAATGATCGACGGCGTGCCATCGAGAAGTTCGCATTCACCcaggtgtttgaggaggatgccTCCCAACTGGATGTCTTCCATTGCACTGGCGTCGCAAATCTCGTCGAAGGCGTGCTTGCTCCCTATGGCGGCGAGGGGACTGATGCTCTGCTTGCGACGCTGGGCGTCACTGGGTCAGGCAAGGTCAGTGGGATGGCCGCCACTTATGGCAGTAGAAAGCAGGAGACAGCTAACATTGATATTGATATGGAGTAGTCGCATACCATTCTTGGCTCAAAGTCCCAGCGCGGGATGATCCAGCTCGCCCTCGATGTCATCTTCCGATCCCTTAGCGACAATCTGCTCGACTGCAGCTCTTACCCTCCCCTCGAACAGTCGATCACCAACTCTGATCCTTCCGAAGCTCTCATCTTTTCTGCCCACAACTTCCTCGACAGTGTGTACGCGGATGCGCCCGCCACCTTCAAGAGTAGCAGCTCCAGAGCACCTACGCCTATGCTAGTAGGACACCCTTTTCAGTTACCCCCTCAGTCTCTAGTCATGAATGAAAGGGTTCGACCCTTTGGATCTGCCGCGAAGACAGTCCTGCTAGGGACAGCGCCCAAGCGGGCCCCAAGTGTTCGGATTGTCAGCCGTGAGGATTCAGTAGCACCACCAAGCCCCCCTGCCACACCTCGGAAGCGGCTGGAGCCAGTGTCCAAAAGGCCGCGCAAGGCGCAGGGAACCAAAGCTGCTGCCTCCAAGAGTTTCATGGCTTCTACTGCATCGTCGATACGTTCCAAAGCAGTTACTAAACAACCTTCACAGAGCGAATCCGTTGGACCGAGTTCGAACCAACACCGACGCATGAATCGCTCCGTCGCGTTCCCGCAGCAGCCTGATATAAGCGCCCTATCTGTTTCATGCGATCCGTCGTCCGAATATGCCGTGGTGGTTTCCATGTACGAAGTCTACAACGATCGCATCTTTGATCTCTtgacccctcccaccaagtCGGCCGCAACGAAAGAATATCGCCGACGACCGCTCCTGTTCAAGCCGACAGAGACATCCCCTGATCGCAAGATTGTTGCAGGACTTCGAAAGGTTATATGTGGGGATTTGCAGCAGGCCTTACTGGTGCTTGAAGCTGGTTTACATGAGCGGAGAGTGACAGGaacaagcagcaacagcgtTAGCTCGCGAAGCCATGGCTTTTTTTGCGTAGAAGTGAAAAAGCGCACCCGAGCCAGCCGCAAGCACGGCGATCTTCCCTGGGGCGGCAGCACTCTCACCATTGTTGATCTTGCTGGAAGCGAAAGGGCGAGAGATGCCAAAACCGCGGGCGCGACACTGGCAGAAGCCGGCAAGATCAACGAAAGCTTGATGTATCTAGGCCAATGCTTGCAGATGCAGAGCGATGCCACGACCAAGGACAAGCCAAATCTTGTCCCATTCCGTCAGTGCAAGATGACTGAGTTGCTGTTCTCCAATTGTTTCCCGTCGGCCTCATCCTTTTCGTCAGCCCGCCATCGAAATCCTCAGAAGGCTGTCATGATCGTCACCGCCGACCCTCACGGCGACTACAATGCAACGTCTCAGATCCTTCGATATTCCGCCCTGGCGAGGGAAGTTACCGTCCCGCGCGTTCCCAGCATAACACAAACCACGTTGTCGGCCCCGGCGCCTCCTGccagcccaccccccctgGGACAACTAGGCTCTCCACCTGTTCACCATCGCAGCTTTTTTGCTCCTCCCggatcatcttcttccaacCAACCGCAGCACGGTGGCCTGTTGTCATCCCCCAACATTCAGCGAGCATTCTCGCCTCTGTCTGGCTCTAGCCTCAGCGGAGACGCCCACCGCAGCACTATGGAGGCCGCGGCGCTCGAGATTGCCCGTCTCTCTGAAGAGTTGGAGTATCTTCGTCAAGCGCTCGAGTCAGAACGCTCAGCGCGCGAAGAAGCCGAGGCGCATTTGCTCAGCATGGAGGATCGTATGATTGAGCTCGAGCAAGCTATTCGTGAGGACTGCACCAACGAGTTTGAGCAGCGCCTCGAGATTGAGATGGCAAGGTGGAAGACGACGATGCAAATCGAGATGGAACGAGGCGAGGAGCACTGGGGACGGAAGATTGAAGTTTTCGAGAGGAGCCTCGCTGTCGCGCCTTTATCGTTGCCGTCAACCCAGCCGCAGAGCGATTACGAGGAGGTCGACGGGGAAGACAACGACAAGGAAAATATTCTTATGGAGGACATGGAACAGGAGAACGAGAGACTCAAGAGGGAGAACGAGATTCTCAGAAGAGAGGTAGCTGGGATGAGCCCAAGCAAGAGGAGGCCGTTGGGTGAGAGATCAGGACTCGGTGTTGCCGGTGAGGAGAGCAGAGGTAGCAGTCCAAGACCCACAAGAAAAGACAGGGAAAAAGACAGGGAGGTGACATTGAGGCAGAAATTGGAGAATCTTAGGATGGATGATTCATCTTCTGAATCTCAGCGGCCGCCGTCTGCACAGCAACAAAGCAGGCACAGCAGTCccaagaagatgaggaggttaCAGACCAAGAGATGGAACGAAATCGATGATGACGATATGTTTTAGGTTCACCGATTAGCCGGTATGATTGGTATGAGGGAGGCGCATTGGGTTGGTTCTTCCCCAGGACATGAAGGAGCATAGCTGGGTACATACATGTCGGAGTTACAGATACAGACAGATAACACCTGAACCAGCCAGTCACGGCGGTCAGGCATTGTTGGGAGGCCTTTCCTTGGGGCATATGTAAACGATTGTAATGGCTTCTCTTTATCCTCGGTAAACATGCTGTTGTCTACTCGACATATAATCGGCCGCCTCGCCGATAGTTCAAGCCCTCTTGAGCTCAACTTTCTCCTGTTCTTGCTTTTGCTCTGCAGAACCACTTCGCTTGTTTGCCGTGATTGGCTTACGGCATGTGAACACATACATTGGGGTGAAAATCCCCATCTTGCCGCCGATAGCCACCGAACGACAGCAGTACCACATGGTGTCCATCAGGGTGAGTGTTTCGGGTGGCGCAAAGCCGAACAGAATCAACACTCGGTAGATACTTTTGGCGATGAATAGGAAAAGGGGAGACATCTTGACCACCCTGAAGAAGTCATCCCACCCAGGAACGCGCCATGCCCAAGAAACATCTCCTGCCGGACCATAGTACCAAGGAGCCCCATTGCTACGGTCAGCCATGTTCTCTTCTGCCAGTAACTCGAATCCTGTTGACATTTTGTCAGTTTTGCTCTTTGCAGTTGTTTTGTTGAGGCAAGAAGTTGGACTTACCAGCAGAGACCACACACCTCCTCATATCCGGCACCCACGGCATCTTCACAATCCCGTTTCCAAATTCGACCCAGTTCCGAATCTTCGCGTGCTCAGTGTCGTTCTCGTCAAACTTCTTGGTCATGGCGAAGTCGTGAAACGTAAACGGGGCTCCTGGCTTCAAGATGCGCTTGATCTCACGGTACACTTCTGCAGGGTCGGGGGCGTAACAAAGGCTTTCTACCGAGTATGCGGCGTCGAAGGATTCGTCTTCGAAGGGGAGTTTCTATCTTTCGTCAGACAGTGCTTCTGTGATAGGAGCAAACAAGAAGGGGATTACAAACCACAAAATTGCCCTGGACGAGGGTGACCTTGCCTTCCAGTCCGGCCTGCTTGGTCAACTGCGTGCCTCGCTCAACATGCCAGGCGCTGTTTGTGATCCCAATGATCTCGCAGCCGATtgctttggtgatggtgcggaCAGGGCCGCCAATGCCGCAGCCAAGATCCAACACCTTCATCCCTGGTTTGAGGCGGGCAATACGGGCAAACTCGTGCTCATAAGCTGTCATGCTGTCGGTTATGGACTTCCCagggaagatgggggtgtAATGGAATCGCTGGCCCCATCCTTGCTCGTAGAGAGGCGAGACAAGATCATAATAGTCCGAAGCGACTACGTTGTATTTCTTTGCGCGGGCGGCCCGTTCTTCCACCGTGGCGTAGCCGACGGCATCGTGGTCGATGACATTTAGCTGGGAAGGGTCACGGTTGAAATGGGAAAGGTAGCGGTGGAGAAGCGCAGGGGTGTAGTTGGGAGGTAGGTGGGAAGACATTTTCACAAGCAGTGTTTTCTTGAGTAAATGTTGGCAGTGTCCAGGAGATGGAGAATTATGAACAGGACACACGTGTCGGTTTTGTGAATCTATAAGTAACACAGGCGAAAGTATTTACAGCCCTTTTACATCGACAaaggttgttgagcttgggaGTCGGGAAGGGTGCAGTTAGTATTGTCATGGATCAGCGTTCTTTGTTGAGACTTACGATTGTTGACAATAAGACAACGAAGGCTCGGGCAACTTATGCGGCTCGACTCAACGAAGCCGTGGAGCTATAGCTGCGGTATCATTTCTCATTGGCCTTTGGGCTGTCGCTCACAAGAATGCAAACTTGAAAAAAGAAAGTGGTCATCATCAGATCATGCGATTTCAGGGGTAGCTAGCATCTAACCCCGGGGCCTGACCTTTCCAATTGGCCCCCAGAATAGAAGAAGC from Podospora pseudoanserina strain CBS 124.78 chromosome 1, whole genome shotgun sequence includes:
- a CDS encoding hypothetical protein (COG:Z; EggNog:ENOG503NY7X) encodes the protein MATSRPPQNLFQVYLRLRPHNNSASTSGERFLSVEEPDENSDAPRHITLNPPNDRRRAIEKFAFTQVFEEDASQLDVFHCTGVANLVEGVLAPYGGEGTDALLATLGVTGSGKSHTILGSKSQRGMIQLALDVIFRSLSDNLLDCSSYPPLEQSITNSDPSEALIFSAHNFLDSVYADAPATFKSSSSRAPTPMLSESVGPSSNQHRRMNRSVAFPQQPDISALSVSCDPSSEYAVVVSMYEVYNDRIFDLLTPPTKSAATKEYRRRPLLFKPTETSPDRKIVAGLRKVICGDLQQALLVLEAGLHERRVTGTSSNSVSSRSHGFFCVEVKKRTRASRKHGDLPWGGSTLTIVDLAGSERARDAKTAGATLAEAGKINESLMYLGQCLQMQSDATTKDKPNLVPFRQCKMTELLFSNCFPSASSFSSARHRNPQKAVMIVTADPHGDYNATSQILRYSALAREVTVPRVPSITQTTLSAPAPPASPPPLGQLGSPPVHHRSFFAPPGSSSSNQPQHGGLLSSPNIQRAFSPLSGSSLSGDAHRSTMEAAALEIARLSEELEYLRQALESERSAREEAEAHLLSMEDRMIELEQAIREDCTNEFEQRLEIEMARWKTTMQIEMERGEEHWGRKIEVFERSLAVAPLSLPSTQPQSDYEEVDGEDNDKENILMEDMEQENERLKRENEILRREVAGMSPSKRRPLGERSGLGVAGEESRGSSPRPTRKDREKDREVTLRQKLENLRMDDSSSESQRPPSAQQQSRHSSPKKMRRLQTKRWNEIDDDDMF
- the ERG6_2 gene encoding Delta(24)-sterol C-methyltransferase (COG:H; EggNog:ENOG503NTY3), producing MSSHLPPNYTPALLHRYLSHFNRDPSQLNVIDHDAVGYATVEERAARAKKYNVVASDYYDLVSPLYEQGWGQRFHYTPIFPGKSITDSMTAYEHEFARIARLKPGMKVLDLGCGIGGPVRTITKAIGCEIIGITNSAWHVERGTQLTKQAGLEGKVTLVQGNFVKLPFEDESFDAAYSVESLCYAPDPAEVYREIKRILKPGAPFTFHDFAMTKKFDENDTEHAKIRNWVEFGNGIVKMPWVPDMRRCVVSAGFELLAEENMADRSNGAPWYYGPAGDVSWAWRVPGWDDFFRVVKMSPLFLFIAKSIYRVLILFGFAPPETLTLMDTMWYCCRSVAIGGKMGIFTPMYVFTCRKPITANKRSGSAEQKQEQEKVELKRA